In Bacillus cereus ATCC 14579, a single window of DNA contains:
- a CDS encoding DinB family protein — protein MLHILKQQYNLISSTRETLFSFLEEIPIEKLHSTVSNFGSGSIIKTHIHVADCYRYWLGSFAFKQKRADFSFASDYEIEHANVEKVRARFKLVDETVQHFLDEYNDRWLENIANEVKWQKEPWSTTPLWLLTHTETHEFHHKGQIVSMARHLGYTPPDTDLS, from the coding sequence ATGTTACATATTTTAAAACAACAATATAATCTTATTAGCTCTACAAGAGAAACTCTATTTTCGTTTTTGGAAGAAATCCCAATAGAAAAATTACATAGCACAGTTTCTAATTTCGGAAGCGGTAGCATTATAAAGACTCATATTCATGTAGCCGATTGCTATCGATACTGGCTTGGATCATTCGCATTCAAGCAAAAAAGAGCAGATTTTTCATTTGCTAGCGATTACGAAATTGAGCATGCAAATGTGGAAAAAGTTCGCGCTAGATTTAAGTTAGTAGATGAGACTGTACAACATTTTTTAGATGAATACAATGACCGTTGGCTCGAAAATATAGCAAATGAAGTGAAATGGCAAAAAGAACCTTGGAGCACAACTCCGCTATGGCTTTTAACTCATACGGAGACGCATGAATTTCACCATAAAGGACAAATTGTATCTATGGCTCGTCACCTTGGATATACTCCTCCTGATACAGACCTTAGTTAA
- a CDS encoding GNAT family N-acetyltransferase, whose translation MRLESERIYLRPLCQLDAPIILESTMDDEIRYMTGTKSTFSLEQITKHIDHINNDSSRYDFAICLQSTDKMIGELSILDIDEENKRAGFRISMLSIALTGQGYGTEAIKIVLRFVFEQLSLNRLQLEVFSHNLRGIKAYKKVGFVKEGTLRQSLFYNDTYSDEIIMAILKSDYIERPL comes from the coding sequence ATGAGATTAGAGAGCGAGAGAATTTATTTAAGGCCTCTTTGTCAGCTAGATGCTCCTATTATATTAGAAAGTACAATGGATGATGAAATAAGATATATGACTGGAACTAAGTCCACTTTTTCATTGGAGCAAATTACGAAACATATAGATCATATAAATAATGATTCAAGTCGCTATGATTTCGCTATTTGTTTACAAAGTACTGACAAGATGATTGGAGAGTTGTCGATTTTAGATATCGATGAGGAGAACAAAAGAGCAGGATTCAGAATATCAATGCTTTCAATAGCATTAACAGGACAAGGCTATGGAACGGAAGCTATTAAAATAGTTTTAAGATTTGTTTTTGAACAACTATCATTAAATCGTTTACAGTTAGAAGTATTTAGCCATAATTTACGCGGAATTAAAGCTTATAAAAAAGTTGGTTTTGTAAAAGAAGGAACCTTACGTCAATCTTTATTTTATAACGATACATACTCAGATGAAATTATTATGGCCATACTTAAAAGCGATTATATAGAGAGACCTTTGTAA
- a CDS encoding DUF2690 domain-containing protein, giving the protein MKLLKKTSACLLLSLLVVTSMFSTTNSDKAYAEDHSYDGKSPYYNSCDQSAVTKEKKWIDSNSYVELKFSTTCKTAWAKVTVTRLAVYNNEADARIVRKTDGKAYTCGSAGGNGVVNKGQTSCYTPMVYDLDPRKAQAQGKHAIPNSDAYNYAETIWY; this is encoded by the coding sequence ATGAAACTTTTAAAAAAGACGAGTGCATGTTTATTGCTATCTTTACTCGTTGTAACTAGTATGTTTAGCACGACTAATAGCGATAAAGCATACGCAGAAGACCATTCATATGATGGGAAAAGTCCTTATTATAACAGCTGTGATCAATCTGCAGTAACGAAAGAAAAGAAGTGGATTGATTCAAATTCTTATGTGGAATTAAAATTTAGCACGACGTGTAAAACAGCGTGGGCAAAAGTTACTGTAACTCGCCTGGCAGTTTATAATAATGAAGCTGATGCAAGGATTGTTAGAAAAACAGATGGAAAGGCATACACTTGCGGAAGTGCTGGAGGAAATGGTGTTGTAAATAAAGGGCAAACATCATGCTATACACCAATGGTATATGATTTAGATCCAAGAAAGGCACAAGCACAAGGGAAACATGCAATTCCGAATAGTGATGCATATAATTATGCGGAGACTATTTGGTATTAA
- a CDS encoding YjfA family protein: MFKKLMKVCVLSAASVGVLFSFQGSTFAATDLSSYYDGKNPATTKVYGGSTTCDADGFNAKSTAVYEGSKKVGTVYLRYSNKCHAAWAKFVLDQPAPAVSGGVYAYAVVNKYKNGVFQKSVTSNQGNGTIKTGQTSTYTGMVFDLTADFGYTADAEAVTFNNGYGKTARY; this comes from the coding sequence ATGTTTAAAAAGCTAATGAAAGTATGTGTGTTAAGTGCAGCGAGTGTAGGGGTATTATTTAGTTTCCAAGGAAGTACATTTGCAGCTACTGATTTAAGCAGTTATTATGACGGGAAAAATCCAGCAACAACGAAAGTATACGGGGGAAGTACGACGTGTGATGCAGATGGATTTAATGCAAAATCTACAGCTGTATATGAAGGTAGTAAAAAAGTAGGGACAGTGTATTTACGTTACAGTAATAAATGTCATGCAGCATGGGCTAAGTTTGTTTTAGATCAACCAGCACCAGCTGTTTCGGGAGGAGTGTACGCGTACGCTGTTGTGAATAAATACAAAAATGGTGTATTCCAAAAATCAGTTACTTCTAATCAGGGGAACGGCACAATAAAAACAGGTCAAACGAGCACTTATACAGGAATGGTATTTGATTTGACTGCTGATTTCGGATACACAGCAGATGCTGAAGCAGTTACGTTTAATAACGGTTACGGGAAAACAGCACGTTATTAA
- a CDS encoding LysR family transcriptional regulator yields MEIKQLITFKVAAHTLNFTQTAKKLNFAQSSVTAQIKTLEAELGTPLFERLGKRLFLTEAGRKFQLYADKMIALSNEAKMAVKDDEEIAGTIIIGAHESQCTYRLPSILKRFKIQFPKIKLIFKPAHSNKDAKEQLMEGKVDLAFILDECKTEDVLHVEPLMKEELKVVAAPTHRLLEQTTASIKDLESETLLLTELGCSYRTLFEELFRWEDVYPANKIEFVSVEAIKQCVIADLGIAVLPAIVVEKDIREGTIKELHLENTISPIYTQIAWHKDKWMTVPLQQFIDVTREFFTTD; encoded by the coding sequence ATGGAAATAAAACAGTTAATTACATTTAAAGTAGCGGCACATACTTTGAACTTTACACAAACTGCGAAGAAATTAAACTTTGCCCAATCGAGCGTTACAGCACAAATTAAAACATTAGAGGCTGAGCTCGGTACACCACTATTTGAGAGATTAGGGAAACGTCTTTTCTTAACTGAAGCAGGTAGGAAGTTTCAACTATATGCCGACAAGATGATTGCACTCAGTAACGAAGCGAAAATGGCTGTGAAAGATGATGAAGAAATAGCAGGGACGATAATAATTGGAGCACACGAAAGTCAGTGTACATACAGACTGCCTTCTATATTAAAGAGGTTTAAAATACAATTCCCAAAAATAAAACTTATATTTAAACCAGCACATTCCAATAAAGATGCGAAGGAACAATTGATGGAGGGAAAAGTAGATCTTGCATTTATTTTGGATGAGTGTAAAACAGAAGATGTTTTACATGTGGAACCGCTTATGAAAGAAGAATTAAAAGTAGTAGCTGCTCCTACACATCGTTTACTTGAACAGACTACTGCTTCTATAAAAGATTTAGAGAGTGAAACACTGTTACTAACAGAATTAGGCTGCTCGTATCGGACTTTATTTGAAGAGCTATTTCGCTGGGAAGATGTATATCCAGCAAATAAAATTGAGTTTGTTAGTGTTGAAGCAATTAAACAATGTGTTATTGCAGATTTAGGCATAGCCGTTTTACCAGCAATAGTAGTAGAAAAAGATATACGAGAGGGGACGATAAAAGAGTTACATTTAGAAAATACAATCTCTCCGATTTATACGCAAATCGCTTGGCATAAAGACAAATGGATGACAGTGCCACTGCAGCAATTTATTGATGTAACGAGGGAGTTCTTTACAACGGATTAA
- a CDS encoding quinone oxidoreductase family protein, with product MKALCFETFGDANVLHYKEIHDPIISPNEILVRTKAIGLNFADIYRRRGDYHLAGNPPYVLGYEGAGIVEKVGADVTTINLGDRIAFADVPFANAELVAVPSEKVIPLPDSISFETAASVLLQGLTAHYLTHDSYQLKQGDIALVHAAAGGVGQLLIQMIKLQGGTVIGLTSSKEKAKIATLAGADHVFLYTEAWHMKVLEMTNGTGVNVVYESVGSTLGESFNATKIGGTVVFYGMAGGNPAPVDPRMLMDTSKTLTGGDLWNVLTTFEERKKRSTQLFDWIATGKLNISNPTTFSLQDGALAHELLESRKSTGKILLIP from the coding sequence ATGAAAGCACTTTGTTTCGAAACATTCGGAGACGCTAATGTTCTACACTATAAAGAAATACACGATCCAATCATAAGTCCAAATGAAATTCTTGTCCGCACGAAAGCAATCGGATTAAACTTCGCTGATATTTATAGACGCCGCGGCGATTATCATCTTGCTGGCAATCCGCCTTATGTATTAGGTTATGAAGGAGCTGGAATTGTTGAAAAAGTAGGAGCTGACGTTACTACTATCAACCTAGGAGACCGTATTGCATTTGCGGACGTCCCATTTGCAAATGCAGAACTAGTTGCCGTTCCATCTGAAAAAGTAATCCCACTGCCAGATTCTATTTCTTTTGAAACAGCCGCTTCTGTCTTATTACAAGGATTAACTGCACATTATTTAACGCACGATAGCTATCAACTAAAACAAGGTGATATAGCTTTAGTACACGCTGCAGCTGGTGGCGTCGGTCAACTTCTTATTCAAATGATTAAACTACAGGGCGGAACAGTAATTGGTCTTACATCATCAAAAGAAAAAGCAAAGATAGCTACATTAGCTGGTGCCGATCACGTATTTTTATATACCGAAGCATGGCATATGAAAGTACTGGAAATGACTAATGGAACTGGAGTAAATGTTGTGTATGAATCAGTAGGTTCTACATTAGGGGAAAGTTTTAACGCTACTAAAATTGGCGGTACTGTCGTATTTTACGGAATGGCTGGTGGTAATCCTGCGCCAGTTGATCCGCGTATGCTTATGGATACTTCAAAAACTTTAACTGGTGGAGACCTTTGGAACGTGCTTACTACTTTTGAAGAACGTAAAAAACGATCTACTCAATTATTCGATTGGATCGCAACTGGAAAATTAAACATTTCAAATCCTACTACATTCTCTTTACAAGACGGTGCTCTTGCTCATGAATTATTAGAGAGCCGTAAAAGCACAGGGAAGATTTTATTAATCCCATAA
- a CDS encoding histidine phosphatase family protein: MNKRETDSNENAVTLYVTRHGKTILNTNHRAQGWADSPLVEKGVEVATNLGTGLKDIHFMNAYSSDSGRAIETANLVLKYSEQSKLKLEQRKDLRELNFGIFEGEKLENMWDVVGKAAGVASSEELMKFSIQEVINLISVADPTKQAEDWDLFSTRIKTEIDKISEEAAGNGGGNVLVVVHGLLITTLIEMLDSSKTKLGVENASVTKIVYQDGTYTVESVGDMSYVAKGKESVEI, translated from the coding sequence ATGAATAAGCGAGAAACAGATAGCAATGAGAATGCAGTTACGTTATATGTTACAAGACACGGTAAAACAATATTAAATACGAATCATCGTGCGCAAGGTTGGGCTGATTCTCCATTAGTAGAAAAAGGTGTTGAAGTTGCCACAAATTTAGGGACAGGATTAAAAGATATTCATTTTATGAATGCATATAGTAGTGATAGCGGCCGCGCAATTGAAACTGCTAATTTAGTATTAAAATATAGTGAGCAATCAAAATTAAAACTTGAGCAAAGAAAAGATTTGCGAGAATTAAATTTCGGTATTTTTGAAGGTGAAAAACTTGAGAATATGTGGGATGTGGTTGGAAAAGCTGCAGGCGTTGCATCATCAGAAGAACTTATGAAGTTTTCTATTCAAGAAGTGATTAATCTTATTAGCGTAGCAGATCCTACAAAACAGGCGGAAGATTGGGACTTATTTTCTACTCGTATAAAAACAGAGATAGATAAAATTAGTGAAGAAGCTGCTGGAAATGGTGGCGGTAACGTTTTAGTTGTCGTTCATGGGCTTTTGATTACTACCTTAATAGAAATGTTAGACAGTAGCAAAACAAAACTTGGAGTGGAAAATGCTAGTGTGACGAAAATTGTATATCAAGATGGAACATACACAGTCGAGTCTGTTGGAGATATGAGTTATGTTGCAAAAGGGAAAGAAAGTGTGGAAATATAA
- a CDS encoding GNAT family N-acetyltransferase, whose amino-acid sequence MVTIRQEQKNDYRKTEEVIKEAFLKEEFSDKTEHELVKRIRECDAFVPELSIVAVDEDIVGHIMLSKITIEQDGTSVESLALAPVSVARGHQKKGIGGKLIVAALEKAKELGYGSVVVLGHPEYYPKFGFKKASEWNIKAPFEVPEEVFMIMELTENALRGVKGIVQYSSAFAE is encoded by the coding sequence ATGGTAACGATTAGACAAGAACAAAAAAATGATTATAGAAAAACAGAAGAAGTCATAAAAGAAGCATTTTTAAAGGAAGAATTTAGTGATAAAACAGAACATGAACTTGTAAAACGTATTAGAGAATGTGACGCGTTTGTTCCAGAGTTATCAATTGTTGCGGTAGATGAAGATATAGTTGGTCACATTATGTTATCGAAAATTACAATAGAACAAGATGGAACTTCTGTAGAATCGTTAGCACTTGCACCAGTTTCAGTTGCTAGGGGTCATCAGAAAAAAGGAATTGGTGGAAAACTGATTGTAGCTGCATTAGAAAAAGCGAAAGAACTTGGATACGGATCAGTTGTAGTATTGGGACATCCAGAGTACTACCCGAAATTTGGTTTTAAGAAAGCAAGTGAGTGGAATATAAAAGCACCGTTTGAAGTGCCTGAAGAGGTATTTATGATAATGGAATTAACAGAAAATGCTCTTCGAGGTGTAAAAGGAATTGTACAATATTCGAGTGCTTTTGCTGAGTAG
- a CDS encoding endonuclease MutS2, which produces MNTMTFEKLQYNELKDIVKSYCVSGLGKELVNKLEPSTSIKVVRNRLNETTEARAILDAEGHVPFFGISNIASTIQKLEKGMILDPEELVSVSDFLRGCRKIKKFMLDKEFFAPVLASYANSMTEYKSIEEEINFSIKGNSIDVAASKELKRIRNNIDSVDGKIKERLTKFLNSSANKKFIQEFFISKKDDRYTIPIKSSYKNQVAGSIIEASAKGSTVFIEPHTVTKLNAELAGLKAEEAVEEYQILATLSGMVLENIYNIKINMELISQYDMVFAKAKFSKSIDGIEPKLNDHGYIHLVNCKHPLLTGQVVPLHFKIGQEYRSLIITGPNAGGKTIVLKTIGLLTLATMSGLHIAGDKGTEIAIFENVFVDIGDNQSIENALSTFSSHMKNLSEIMRMSNNNTLLLFDEIGSGTEPNEGAALAISILEEFYLAGCITVASTHYGEIKRFSEMHDDFMNAAMQFNSETLEPLYKLVIGKSGESNALWIANKMSVKEHVLKRAKEYMGNKEYALEKVNESKIRKPKFVQEKRESHYEYKIGDRVNLLDHDDFGIIYKEKDNFYNVVVYYNGEFVEVNVKRITLEVAAKELYPEGYDLNTLFVDYKERKMQHDIERGSKKALRKIQKEIRKNRG; this is translated from the coding sequence ATGAATACGATGACTTTTGAAAAGTTACAATATAACGAATTAAAGGATATAGTGAAATCTTATTGTGTAAGCGGATTAGGTAAGGAATTAGTAAACAAATTAGAGCCGAGTACGAGTATAAAAGTAGTGAGAAATCGCTTGAATGAAACGACAGAAGCACGAGCTATATTAGATGCAGAAGGGCATGTTCCTTTCTTCGGCATTTCTAATATTGCTAGTACAATTCAAAAATTAGAAAAAGGGATGATTTTAGATCCAGAAGAATTAGTAAGTGTTTCAGACTTTTTACGTGGGTGTAGAAAGATTAAAAAGTTTATGTTAGATAAAGAATTTTTTGCACCAGTATTAGCTTCTTATGCAAATTCAATGACTGAATATAAAAGTATTGAAGAGGAAATTAACTTTTCAATTAAAGGAAATAGTATTGATGTAGCTGCAAGTAAAGAGTTAAAACGAATTCGAAATAATATCGATTCTGTAGATGGGAAAATAAAAGAACGTTTAACGAAGTTTTTAAATAGTAGTGCAAATAAGAAATTCATTCAGGAATTCTTTATTAGTAAAAAGGATGACCGTTATACGATTCCAATTAAATCTTCCTATAAAAATCAAGTTGCTGGAAGTATTATTGAAGCCTCGGCAAAAGGTTCTACTGTATTTATAGAACCGCATACGGTTACGAAATTGAATGCAGAATTAGCAGGTTTGAAAGCAGAAGAAGCGGTTGAAGAGTATCAGATTTTAGCGACTTTATCAGGAATGGTGTTAGAAAACATTTATAATATAAAGATTAACATGGAGCTAATTAGTCAGTATGATATGGTATTTGCGAAAGCGAAGTTTAGTAAATCGATTGATGGAATAGAACCGAAGTTAAACGATCATGGCTACATTCATTTAGTGAATTGTAAGCATCCGCTTTTAACAGGGCAAGTTGTACCGTTACATTTTAAAATTGGTCAAGAGTATCGTAGTTTAATTATTACAGGGCCGAATGCGGGCGGAAAAACAATTGTGTTAAAAACGATTGGATTGTTAACATTAGCTACAATGTCAGGTCTTCATATTGCAGGAGATAAAGGTACAGAAATCGCTATTTTCGAAAATGTATTCGTAGATATTGGTGATAATCAAAGTATTGAAAATGCACTAAGTACATTTTCGTCTCATATGAAAAATCTGTCTGAGATTATGAGGATGTCAAATAATAATACGTTACTTTTATTTGATGAAATAGGGAGCGGGACTGAACCGAATGAAGGGGCAGCACTTGCAATTTCTATTTTAGAGGAGTTTTATCTTGCGGGATGTATTACCGTTGCGAGTACGCATTACGGAGAAATTAAACGATTCTCAGAAATGCATGATGACTTTATGAATGCAGCGATGCAGTTTAATAGTGAAACGCTAGAGCCGCTTTATAAATTAGTTATCGGAAAATCAGGAGAAAGTAATGCACTTTGGATTGCGAATAAAATGAGCGTAAAAGAACATGTACTGAAAAGAGCGAAAGAGTATATGGGAAATAAAGAGTACGCTTTAGAAAAAGTGAATGAAAGTAAAATTAGAAAACCGAAATTTGTACAAGAAAAAAGAGAATCTCATTATGAGTACAAAATCGGCGATCGTGTGAATTTATTGGATCATGATGATTTTGGTATCATCTATAAGGAAAAAGATAATTTTTATAACGTTGTTGTATATTATAACGGTGAATTCGTTGAAGTAAATGTAAAACGTATTACTTTAGAAGTAGCAGCGAAGGAGTTATATCCAGAAGGATACGATTTAAATACACTATTTGTTGATTATAAAGAAAGAAAAATGCAACACGATATTGAGCGCGGATCGAAAAAAGCACTGCGTAAAATTCAAAAAGAAATAAGAAAGAATAGAGGATAA
- a CDS encoding exosporium leader peptide-containing protein → MSEEYNILHGPALEPNLIGPTLPSIPPFTFPTGPTGITGPTGATGFTGIGITGPTGVTGPTGIGITGPTGVTGSTGIGITGPTGVTGSTGIGITGPTGVTGSTGIGITGPTGATGLGILPIFGTITSEVGIGFSAVVNTNINFTIPGPASGTTLNPLNNSITIDTTGVYSVSFSIVFVIQAISSSILNLTINDSIQFAIETRVGGASGVRATSARTDLLPLNQGDVLRVRIREATGDIIYSNASLVVIKVD, encoded by the coding sequence ATGAGTGAAGAATATAATATTTTACATGGACCTGCTCTGGAACCAAATTTAATCGGTCCCACACTACCATCAATTCCACCATTTACATTCCCCACCGGACCTACTGGAATCACAGGACCTACCGGTGCGACAGGTTTTACCGGAATTGGAATAACTGGTCCTACCGGGGTTACAGGTCCTACCGGAATCGGAATAACTGGTCCTACTGGGGTTACAGGTTCTACCGGAATCGGAATAACTGGTCCTACTGGGGTTACAGGTTCTACCGGAATCGGAATAACTGGTCCTACTGGGGTTACAGGTTCTACCGGAATCGGAATAACTGGTCCTACTGGCGCAACCGGTTTGGGGATTCTTCCCATATTTGGAACAATAACTTCTGAAGTAGGAATCGGTTTTTCAGCAGTAGTTAATACAAATATTAATTTTACCATTCCAGGACCTGCTAGTGGAACTACCCTAAATCCATTAAATAATTCTATTACAATTGATACCACTGGCGTGTACTCTGTATCCTTTTCAATTGTATTTGTAATACAAGCTATATCGTCTAGTATATTAAATCTTACAATAAACGATTCCATTCAATTCGCAATTGAAACGCGAGTTGGTGGTGCTTCTGGGGTGAGAGCTACATCCGCCAGAACTGATTTACTACCTTTAAATCAAGGGGACGTTCTTCGAGTACGAATAAGAGAAGCCACGGGTGACATTATATATTCCAATGCCTCTCTTGTTGTTATAAAGGTCGACTAA
- the amyS gene encoding alpha-amylase, with protein sequence MFKRITIVGLSVVMFLPSIYEGSKAYADTVNNGTLMQYFEWYAPNDGNHWNRLRTDVENLAEKGITSVWIPPAYKGTTQNDVGYGAYDLYDLGEFNQKGTVRTKYGTKAQLKSAIDALHKKNIDVYGDVVMNHKGGADYTETVTAVEVDPSNRNVEVSGDYEISAWTGFNFPGRGDSYSNFKWKWYHFDGTDWDEGRKLNRIYKFRGIGKAWDWEVSSENGNYDYLMYADLDFDHPDVANEMKKWGTWYANELNLDGFRLDAVKHIDHEYLRDWVNHVRQQTGKEMFTVAEYWQNDIQTLNNYLAKVNYNQSVFDAPLHYNFHYASTGNGNYDMRNILKGTVVANHPTLAVTLVENHDSQPGQSLESVVSPWFKPLAYAFILTRAEGYPSVFYGDYYGTKGNSNYEIPALKDKIDPILTARKNFAYGTQRDYFDHPDVIGWTREGDSVHANSGLATLISDGPGGAKWMDVGKNNAGEVWYDITGNQTNTVTINKDGWGQFQVSGGSVSIYVQQ encoded by the coding sequence ATGTTTAAAAGAATAACAATAGTCGGATTGTCAGTTGTTATGTTTTTACCTAGTATATATGAGGGGAGTAAGGCATATGCAGACACAGTTAACAATGGAACGTTAATGCAATATTTTGAGTGGTATGCTCCGAATGATGGGAATCATTGGAATCGTTTGCGTACTGATGTTGAAAATTTAGCGGAAAAAGGAATTACATCTGTTTGGATACCACCTGCATATAAAGGAACTACGCAAAATGACGTAGGATATGGAGCATATGATTTATATGATCTGGGGGAATTCAATCAAAAGGGCACAGTGCGGACGAAATATGGGACGAAAGCACAATTGAAATCTGCAATTGACGCTTTACATAAGAAAAACATCGATGTATACGGTGATGTAGTTATGAATCATAAAGGTGGGGCTGATTATACAGAAACTGTAACAGCAGTTGAGGTAGACCCGAGCAATCGAAATGTTGAAGTATCAGGTGATTATGAAATTAGTGCGTGGACGGGATTTAACTTTCCAGGACGTGGAGATTCTTATTCTAATTTCAAATGGAAATGGTATCATTTTGACGGAACGGATTGGGATGAAGGAAGGAAATTAAACCGAATTTATAAATTTAGGGGCATAGGTAAAGCATGGGACTGGGAAGTGTCTAGCGAGAATGGGAATTATGATTATTTGATGTATGCGGATCTTGATTTTGATCATCCAGATGTTGCGAATGAAATGAAAAAATGGGGAACGTGGTATGCGAATGAATTAAATTTAGATGGTTTTCGTTTAGATGCTGTTAAACATATTGATCATGAATATTTGCGCGATTGGGTAAATCACGTTAGACAGCAAACAGGGAAAGAAATGTTTACAGTAGCTGAATATTGGCAAAATGATATCCAGACTTTAAATAATTATTTAGCGAAGGTTAATTATAATCAATCTGTGTTCGATGCACCACTTCATTATAATTTTCACTATGCTTCAACAGGAAATGGGAATTATGATATGAGAAATATTTTAAAAGGAACGGTAGTTGCGAATCATCCTACACTTGCGGTTACTCTAGTTGAAAATCATGATTCACAGCCTGGTCAGTCATTGGAATCTGTAGTGAGCCCTTGGTTCAAACCGTTGGCATATGCATTTATTTTAACGCGTGCAGAGGGGTATCCTTCTGTTTTCTATGGTGATTACTATGGTACAAAAGGAAATAGTAACTATGAAATTCCAGCGTTAAAGGACAAAATTGATCCGATTTTGACGGCACGAAAAAACTTTGCATATGGTACGCAGCGGGATTATTTTGATCATCCAGATGTGATTGGCTGGACAAGAGAAGGTGATAGTGTACATGCTAATTCTGGTTTAGCAACATTAATCTCTGATGGACCAGGAGGGGCGAAGTGGATGGATGTTGGAAAGAATAACGCAGGGGAAGTATGGTACGATATTACGGGTAATCAAACAAATACTGTAACAATTAATAAGGACGGGTGGGGGCAATTCCAAGTAAGTGGAGGATCAGTTTCCATATATGTTCAGCAGTAA
- a CDS encoding arylamine N-acetyltransferase family protein — MTDFQKQFFARLHIEEKDTVSFEDLSNIMYAMAQTVPFENLNILEKNFKEISKENLKEKILVNNRGGLCYELNPTMYYFLKDSGFDVHLVSGTVYNAANSIWAVDSGHIATVLTHHNELYLIEVGFGSYLPLAPVPFLGEVIHSATGDYRIRKEMTEKGNYILEMRKNNEFLDQSAADDWTLGYAFYIEEVDEEKANTAQKIIVEHEGSPFNKVPLIVKLTEDGHASLTKDSLTVAKNGKKTKETVTDMQYTNLLHSKFGITL; from the coding sequence ATGACAGACTTTCAAAAACAATTTTTCGCACGATTACATATAGAAGAAAAAGACACAGTTTCATTTGAAGATTTATCTAACATTATGTACGCAATGGCACAAACTGTTCCTTTTGAAAACTTAAATATTCTCGAAAAGAATTTTAAAGAAATATCAAAAGAAAATTTGAAAGAGAAAATTTTAGTAAATAACCGTGGCGGTCTTTGTTATGAACTCAATCCTACTATGTATTACTTCCTGAAAGATTCTGGATTCGATGTTCATCTCGTTTCAGGAACAGTTTATAACGCTGCAAACTCCATATGGGCTGTTGATTCTGGCCATATCGCAACCGTTTTAACACATCATAATGAACTTTATTTAATTGAAGTAGGATTCGGATCATACTTACCTCTTGCCCCTGTCCCTTTCTTAGGTGAAGTCATTCACTCTGCTACAGGAGATTATCGTATTCGTAAAGAAATGACCGAAAAGGGAAACTACATTTTAGAGATGCGGAAAAACAATGAGTTCTTGGATCAATCTGCTGCTGATGATTGGACGTTAGGCTATGCATTTTATATAGAAGAAGTGGATGAAGAAAAAGCAAATACAGCACAAAAAATTATCGTTGAACATGAAGGATCACCCTTTAATAAAGTACCTCTTATTGTAAAACTAACTGAAGATGGGCATGCCTCTTTAACGAAAGATAGCCTTACAGTAGCGAAAAATGGTAAAAAAACGAAAGAAACCGTTACAGACATGCAATATACAAACCTTTTACATTCAAAATTCGGAATTACACTATAA